The Syngnathus scovelli strain Florida chromosome 7, RoL_Ssco_1.2, whole genome shotgun sequence DNA window TGCGCTCTGCCCAGACTTCTCACCGGCCAACGCTCTTTGCAAACTAAGTCATATGGATACAAAGGCCAAGAGGACAAACTGAATCCTTACAGGCGAAGTGAAGGTATTCAATAAAACATGGCGCACTTCTTTATAATTTGACTACGTCATTAACTCATATGACGCGTTTAGCCGCGAAGCTGAAGTTGCCACCAATCAGAGACCCCGCAAAGTTGAGAGAGCTGTCTACAAACAACATTAAGGAGCTTAAGAACCAGAATTATGTGCTTCAACAGCAACTGAAAGAGTCCAAGAATGAGAACAAACTGTTGAAGAATGTTCTGCATCGCCACACGGTGGCACTGCAGCAATACCAAGATTTAGAAGGTAGCATTGCTCAGGTGGGTGGCGTTTTCTACATCTATCGAGCTGGTACTGCTTAAACAGGATGCTCGATCAGGTCAAAATACCATGCAAAGTACTCACACGCTGTAGAAATAAGAGTAAATGCACGGGTGTCAAAGATACTGTGGCAAAGCTGATGTATGTAAATTCAACCCACTTGAAACTAAACATTTTGACAGGTAAAGtaaataggatttttttttactgtcaattggatacatttgtcattttgaaaacttggcacattggaaaaaaataatttgtagaGTATTATGAGGAGAAAAACAAGAGTAGGTGAGACATGGCTTTGCTTGTAGTAAGACTAATTAAATAAAGTTGGGAATACCAGAAGCTTGTAGTTTTTAGGCACACACCTCTTGTAGCCAACTGTCTTGTCTTGAAATGTGCCCCGTGATTGACTGGCGACCACTCTAGGTTGTTTTTCAGCATGGTTTCAAATATCCAGATGTGTGTGCAAAAATTGTCTATATTCCCAGACATCTCCTTGGATTTTCTAGATACAAGAACAGCACAAAAACGAAGTGAAAGCTTTGCGCAAGTTGCTGGCTGAGACTCGCTCGAGTCGTGATAAGCTTGTAAGGAAGCTGCAAACCACAGAGCGGGAGTTGATGGACTGCAAAGACAGAATTAGTCACCTCCAGTGGAGGGTCAACCAGAATCCCAATTTACTGGAGAAGGAGGAACTCATACGCAGGCTCACTGAGTTCACCATACAGCTGGAGGAGAAAGACAGGAGGATACAGGTATGTCATATAcatgtttgaaaataaattcTGAAAACATAACTGTGTATAGATTCAGAAGTATGAACAACAGAATTGTGCCGATGTTGTTAAACTGTTtcaatcatttctttttttttttttgttgacattttgaaTGTGACTAATATGGCATCAAGTAATGCAGTTGGGCGTGAGGTCTGATTTGCTCTTTCGCAACCATAAAAGAATCAGAATATGTGTTTGTTCATTTTCAAAAGTGTCTGAATGTTTTCATGTACTAACGGTAATAGATGCGAGCATTAGTAGATATCATGGTCAGTGCCTATTGTAACAATCTTAGGTATgacttatttatttgatttcttATTTCATTCTGCATTGCAGTTATTGGAGAAGAGTAACATGTTGCTTCAAGGATCACTCAGTCGGCAAGTAGCGACAGAATACAAAAAGATATCCAAGAACAATGAGATGCCTCTCGGACTACAAAGCTCAGTTTCTGAATTTTCCAAGAAACCTCAAGTAATTTGAAAGAAGTGTGGTACTGTACGGTTTCATTATTAAAAACAACGATGGGGTGTcatataatttatatttttttcatataatTCTTTATTTAAGATGGACAGAAAAAGAGACTCAGAGACAAATAATATGAATACTGTTCGATCACGAAAACATGGAAGAAAAGGTACGTTTCCATAAAGACCAAGCTTGACTGTTTTTGACACCATTAGTAGTTGGCTGTGCTGTTTGATACAAACTTGTGATTTGCAGTCAAACAAAACAAGGTGGTCCAACCGGAGGAATATGCCTCCTCAACAAGTGACGCTGACAGTCGGGTCAAGTCAGACCTTTCGGAGACTGATGAGAAGTTTCCAAGGTGGCAGAGCACCAACAGCTCAGTAAGTCATTTAAATAATTAGTGTTTGATTTTTGGCTCATTTATATAATGGTTTTTGTGGATGCAGGTATCAAAAACAATAATTGTCTAGTTGTATCAAGAAATTAATGAGAGTGCTTTATGTTTTCCAGGATTATATCCCACGCAATTCACGTACAACTCAACAAAGGAGAGGGAATAGCCGCAGGCCTTCTAATAAAAATACAGGTGAGCTActtaatacttttttttaaaactttttttgaaaccTTTACCAGGCAGACAAAAAAATTGCACATTATGTATTTAGAATGAGTAATGATATTAATAATAGTGATAATACTGCGCTACATTTACCAGTGCCTTACGAAGCACTCAAGTTTTACTGGAAACAATTAAACGTATTAAAAGCAGAATGACAGTGAAGAAATAGCACATTAGGCTGAAGCAAAGTGAGCAGTCAAATTAATATTGAAtcacattaaaaatgcagaagaaagattttttttaaatctatgaaTGAGTTGATTATGCAGTATTATCAGGAATTATTAAAAGTCTCATTTGAATAATAATGGTGAACTTTAAAAAGGTCACAAAACTAAGTGCATTTACAAAAATCCATTTGTTAGTTTCAGCGAATGGAGATACCCATTACCCCAACGAGGAAAGACAGGACTCATCAGAAGATACAAAGGAGTCAGAGGAGaatgaggaggaagatgatgaggaaAAGCAGAGGAGAAGGGATGAAGATGATTATGATGATGAGGGGGGAAAGGGGAATAAAGATAGAGGGGGGGGGAGGTATGACGGAAACAACAGCGAAAGGAAGGAGGAAAAGGAGCGGCGGAATGGGCAAAATTACAGAGATAATCGAATGGACCAAAATAGGGGGGGCAATAAGGTAACTGGTGGAAAACAACACAAGTCAGAAGAAACTGTGTTAGAGGAGACATTTAAGGAAACAACaggcgaagaggaggaggaggagggggaggaagaagaggaggaagaagaggaggaggaagaggagaaaatggcagaagaggaggatgaggtGGTGAAGTGGGATTATGGGGAAGAACAAAAGGAGGACAACTGGGAGGAGGAGAGGTGGGACGATGAGGAAGAagagaaggaagaggaggagaaggttTGTGAGGAGCAGGAGGATAGTGTGGGTGAGGACACAAATGAgaagaaaaaggaggaggagaggggagAGGAAGAGGTGAAGCAGGTGGTAGAGGAACAAGGAGAGAATGAGGTAGAAGATACAAAGGATAATGTAGAGGTAGAGGAGAAAGTGGAGGAAGATATAGAGGAGAGTAAATTCTTAGAGAGGGAAATGGAAGAGTGGGAAGTGGTAGAGGAGAGGCAAGAGGTAGAGGAGAGGCAAAATGTAGAGGAGAGGCAAGAGGTAGAGGAGATGAAAACAGTGGAGAAGAGAGAAGTGGTGGTGAAGAGGCAGGAGGAAGGGGTAGGAGATAAGCTGCTGGAGGAGAATGATGATGAGGTGCTGGTGATTGTTGAGGTAAAACAGCAAAAGAGGAAGGAGAAAGGAGATCAGAAAGACATTAGGACATACAGAAAATGCACTTTGTCCAACATTCTTAACGATCCTAAGATACTAACAACACGTGAACCGAAACGATGCTCACGGCCTAAAAATCGACGTAAATACAACTTCACCCCAGTTACTAAGAACCTGCATATGGGCAAGCCAGCCCACAGTGGTGTGCACCAGAGGTATCATAAAGGGCCAAACGTGCCATTAAAAGAGGAAACCCTTTACTGTCGCAATcggaagcattctgtgcaaatgGAAGAAGACATCTACCTGAGCGACGAACAGACAAGCCCACCGGATGCCGGCAGCGATAGCTCGGATTTAGATTCAAAACATAATGAAACCTCAGTGTGGACTTAAAGCAACAGTAACGGACAATTGAACCCTTATTTGTTTTGTCACTTTTGTCCTGGCACTCTGTTGAGTTGTGTCAGTGGTAAATATGCAAATATCTTTCTTCAATGACCCAGTTGGCTCCATTGCTTTCCTGGGATGTGTAATGGCACTTGAGGGCCTTTAATTGTATATAAGTATATTATGACTTCATTCATGAACTTCTTGGTTTGTTTACATGCAACTTCCAGGTTTGTTTGAGAGCAAGATAATGCAAAAAAACTACCAAATTAATTTCAATGAAACTATGGAGAGGTATGACATGGACCAAGGAATCAATCATGAAATCACTATGCAATGCGCATTATTACCATCTTTAGCACTGGAGTGGAAGACTCCAGAGGAGTAACACTACCAGTCGGAATTGTTCACTTGATTTTCAACGTGACAAATGCAGTCTTTTGCATTAACAGAGCGAGACTTTCGGCTATTCAAATGCTGCTGTGAAAACGGGTTTGTGTGCCGTTGgttattttgaaatgttttaattACATGAGAATACTTTAAAAACCCTTGCAGCCCATAAATGTAACCAGTCAAATTGAAAAACAATAAGTACAGTGATTTATTGTGGTGGATATGTTCAAACCCATCTGTGATATACAGaacgtaattttttttttttttaagtattccTTCGTTCCTGTTCTCACTCCCTTGCTCTCAAGAAATGAGATATAAGGTCACTTTGAGGAAACAAAGACTCGCTTGCACAGAGACCAATGATACTGTTTGTCACACCCAGTTAAGTTCACAGTAAAAGAATTGAATGTTATATATTTATACacatggcggctcggtggcgcactgggtagcacgtccgcctcacagttaggagggtgcgggttcgattccacctccggccctccctgtgtggagtttgcatgttctccccgggcccgcgtgggttttctccgggcactccggtttcctcccacattccaaaaacatgcttggtaggccgattgaagactccaaattgtccctaggtgtgagtgtgagtgcgattggttgtctgtctctgtgtgccctgcgattggctggcaaccagtcagGGTGTCCCCCCCGCTTACTGCCCgatggctccagcacgcccgcgacccccgtggggactaagcggttcagaaaatggatggatggatggatggatatttataCACCAAAATGTTCAACCAAACTTTTGTAATTCTAACAAAAGTCCACTAGATTAAAATGCTAGATAGTTGTTTATTCATTTGCTTGGTTACATATGGTTACATAATGCAAAATACTGATGCAGCCTGCACTACAGTAAAACAACAGTTTTTGTGTTAAGGtcgattattattttaaaagaaaTTATTGAAGCTtttgcacatttgttttttatatattttttttaaaccatattTCCACCCTTTGTCAGTTGAGTGAGACAAATATTTGcttgaaattgtattttcttcATTAATGTTTTTCTACATTTTGGATTATATTTATGTGATTGTATTTATGGTTCCACTTTCTGTACCATAAATTATTTTTGCACATTGCTGTTgtactttttttaaaacaaataataaagcaGAGGAGTTTTACAACAGTCTCatagtatgcacatttttttatatttttaataagACTAGATCATGTAACTCCCAGTGTGGTGCGCAAGCTTCCTGTCGTGGTGCACGAACAAATAAAATTTGCATCTTTAATAACGCTTCTTACATCTGCATTtaggtattttctttttttatatctaACAGGTCCAAGATATGTTAATTGCATCATtagatacttttttttcttaaagtgCAGTGCTGCATGTTACAAAAGCATAAATTATACTAAAAAGTAAACATGTTAATTGAAGACGAAATCAGGGATAAACAAATATGGAGGAGTCCACAATTTTTCACTAGTGCTACTGGGAGGCATGTATACGAAACACGCACTTCATAACCATAAGATGACATGTCAAATAAGAACATATTCACGTCTGTTGTTTTATTGAACCAATGCAGGAAGAGTGTCTTCATTATATTTGAATGCTGTAACACATATGAATGCTCCACTAATCGACTGCAAAGTATTTAAAGCAAACCGAAATGGATGATCAGCAGCTATCTGCAAAAGCTAGAGTGACGACGTACAAATACTACTTCCTTACtgcatatattatttatttgttcgtAAAATCAACAGCTTTTCTTTCCATCCGCCGGCTGGCATTTGAACTGCACATCCACTGAGAAACTTTTGCCAGCATTAACTCAGTCCGCCAACGTTGACGTCACGCCTGTCGTTCAGCTGTATGTCTGTCGGTGTCGTCTGCCTCTGTGCTCTGATATGAGCATCGTGGCGTCATCGTTGGCGTCAATGAAAGCGGCACTCAAGTCGCCTTCGGCCTGTCACAACCTTGACGTATGCTGCGCTCGTTGCAATGCCGTTTTCGGGCCGCCTCTTTCGGTTCGATGTGCCCTTTCCCGGTGAGAAAAGGTCTGCGACAAGGCGATGAGGATGAGTCAGAGGGCCTTTTCAGTCAAGACACGGGTTGACACTGCAGGAGGCAAAAGCAACGCGCAATCGGGCTCTCTGCCGAAACTCAACCCACAGGCACGCACCGTGGTCTTTCAAACCAAAACACAGACGCACAAAGCTGCTCCGGACAAGAAATATAATCCCTATAATTCCTATAAAAAAACTGAAGGTAGGTTTCATTTTACACGTTATTACAGCGTAGCTTGACAAACGTGTCGTTTCAAACTCAATGGGTACATTTTCAACATATTTGACCATTTATTTAATACGATTACCAAACAACAACAGAACGCGAGCATTTAAATTTAATCTTCCTTTTGAGATATTTGTCACATAGTATGTTTTGCTGTGTTTAATGCAACCCTGTCACATCCACAAGCGTCTGAAAACAAATATATTACAATGAAGCCCTTCACAATTAAACAAGTCAACATTTTATTTCACAAGATTTTAGCGCAACTACACGTTGTCTCTGTCAGCTGTTCAAATAACAAATTTAGCGATTCTCGTGCATAACAGAGaaagctttgtgtgtgtttggtgaCATGAGTAGTTAAGTGATAACTGACTTATATATacacatgtgcatgtgtgtgtattcgaaatatgaatatatttttCAGAAATTAAGCTGAAGTTGCCTCCAATTAATACTCCTGTAAAGACCAAGATCCATTCGTCGTACTCAAACAGCATTAACGAGCTGAAAAACCAGAACTATGACCTGAAGCTGCAACTGGTCGAAGTCAAGACAGAGACCAAGCTGTTGAAAAAAGTTCAGCATCGGCACACAGTTGCACTGCAGCAATTCCAAGACTCTGAGGAGGGTGTTTCTGAGGTTAGTGACATTTTCCATCTGAAATGTCTCAGAAGTTAAGTCTatcatacttaaaaaaaaaaaaaaaaaaaggaaactttGGCTGGAGGTATTTTGATTGAAACTGATCTGTTTACACAAATCCAAAATAAACTGTTCCTCCTAGGTACTAAATCAGAATGACGGTGAGGTCCGAGACTTGCAAAAGTTGCTCTGTGGGACGCGTACCTGTCGTAACAACTTGGCCTGGAAGCTTCAGGTCACAGAGAAGGAACTGACCAATGTTAAAGACAGGATACATCAGCTCCAGCAGAGGGTCATCAAGGAGCAGGCCTTGCCGGCGAAGGATGAGCTGTCTCACAAGTTGACTGAGGTCTCCATAGAGCTTCAGGAGAAAGACAAGCGAATAAATGTATGTTACGAATCAGGACGAGGTAGTACCAGACCAATTAATGGCCTCAAGGTTGCTGATGAATGTTATTGTCTCATGTACTTTTTTAACTTTTAGCTTTCCAGGTGCAGTTCACCTAGCTGGGATATTATATCACTTTCAGTTCAAGGGTCTTTTGTACAGGTTACATTTGAATGCCTACTTGTTGCCAGGCAGAATTATTAGGAGGCAACCATGTGTGCCCTTAAGGTCATCCAACAAACTTCCATATGCCTGTCAAGGTCACTACCCTGTTTCTTTGGCGATAAGTGGCTACCAGTTTACCATTGTACCAAGTAGTACATCCTGGAAAGCGTCACTAGCAATGCAGTTGAATGACCAATGGCGGTGATCTTGCATATATTTTCTTTCTGGGGCGGCTGTAGCGCAGCATGGAACAACTTGAATTTAATGGTGATTTAATGGGTTTGTTCAAGCCCTGCTACGAACGAGTAAATTGTAAATCTTAATTTATTTATGTGATGAAGTCACTAAACTCCTTAGCTAAAGCTAACCACTCAGTGTTTTCTCTGACATATCTGGCCACGTTGCATGTGAAATAACATAACAGTTTTCTTTCTAGTTATTGCGTTCTATTGATATTTTACAGGATTTGGAAAAGTGTAACAAATTGCTTCGAGGCTCAATCAATCGCCAAGCGGCATCAGAGCATAGGAAAATCACCTCGGCCAGAAAGACATCTTTCTGTCTACAAACACAAGTTTATGAATTATCCAAGGAAACTCGGGtaaattttattttccaattctGGCACATTTCTTTGAATCCCACACAAGTAATGATTAAGCATACATTGTTTATTCAAACAGGACATAAAAAGAGAGTTGGATGTACACAATATTTATTCCTTGAGGCTCCAGGACCAACCAAGGAGGAGAGGTACACTTAGGCGAGACTTAGCTGGTATTGTCAGTGATATCAAAAGACTAATTTCTTTCCCTTACAGGCAAAATAAACAAGATGGTCCAGACCGAGGTAGCCGTGTCCACGCCTCGCAGCGACACTGAGAAGTCCAAGTCGGACATTTCCGAGCCTGAAGACAATCTGCAACCTGTTGTCAGCGCTGAGAAAGTTTGTCCTGATAGTGGACCTCAGGAACCATGCACCGTTGAACCTCCAATGAGTGACTTGGCGAGTACTCCAGGTGAGCTACTAATGTCTCTCAGTGTAACCAAACCTCACTACAAAACAATCATAACAAGTTGGATAAATCCCTTTGAAACTAAAATGAGATTGTGCTTGATTGAATGTTTGATAGTTCCAGAAGTTCCGAAGACCCCTCAGCCACCCGAGGTGAAGTCAATTACTGAGTATGAAGTgccaaaagagaaaaaatcGGAACCAGTACCAGCCATAGAGCCGCCAGtgaaaaaagaagagaaaaaggtTGTTTGGGTCCCAACGCCGCCTGAACAGAAAGTGTTTACACGCCCTAAACTCCTAAGACGTAAATACTTGTTCTCACCAGTGGTTGAGAACTTGCATAGGGGGAAACCAGCCTACCCCGGGCTGACCCTAAATGAATACAGACAATTACTGGGACAGAGGAAAGGGGTCCTTAATTTGAGTCGACCACGTTCTGCACAGTCACCAGCTTGGAAATCAGAATCCATAGACAGTAACTCCCCACGTGTGATCCAGACACCCCGATCTGAGGTAGTCCCTATAGTGCCACAGATAGTTTCTGATTTGGTGTCAAACCTTGATGGCTCACAAACATGATCTCTATTTTTCCTCAACTCTGTTGAGTATTTGACATTATATTGCCCCTCTACAATTTTGTACCAGCTGGTTTTATCAGCAGTTCATTtttaagatttatttatttttactcacTTGGAATTAAAATTGAACCCAAGCATAAGAAATGCAAACTACCACCTCCAAATGAGATGAAAATACACCTGCACACAAATCACTTTATGGAGGGGTCAATAAAAGCTAAGATTTAGCTTGACAAACACTATTGGGCATTCTCTGATCTCTTCACCAAAAGTTAAGTTTTCCAAGTAGCACCTAAACCTGAGAGGTGATAAAGTGTAGTCTACAATTGGAGCACTGATTGCTATCAAAAATAAGAAAACCCATTGAATTGTGGTAGGACGCAGAAAGAAATATGTAGAGATAACGCCTGCTACCTCAGACATCACGTTAGCTTGTTCAGTATTTGTCTTGCTTGAATTTAGGAAAATGATTCTTGAACGTTTAACGCAAAATTAACAATTTCATGGATGTGGATtgtatatttttgttcccttttACCTTAGCTACCTCAGCTATTTTGAGTCTGACGTAAAGACACATTTATAGGGCTCATTTAGCATACAATAAAAAAGTCCCGGTTGAAATTAGTGACAGCTGGAGCACTGATTTGACAATTGACCTTATCTACCTCAGCTCTCTTGTGTTGGATATTCAAAATATGTCCAAGAGCACTGAAAGTTTGACTCGTTTGAGAATGGGAAATTGATTGCTAAAATTACCACGTTGGAAACGACAAACTCTTCCCAAGTCCTTTGTTAGTCCATAGTCGAACCAAGGACTTGTCGGTGGAGAATTTAAAGATCCAGGTACAAAACCAAAGGAGGACAAGAGCAGAACAGCCGAGGACTTGCTATGGAAATATGGAAAGACTATGTGCTTGGCACTTCCAGGAGCCCTTGAGCAAGGAACCAACTGTTTAGGGTACGACTGTTCATGTAGCTCATTCACTGTCTAGTCATGCTCTGTACATTCCTGTATATGTtcttgtatatatgtatatatgtgtatgtaggatatttcaacaaaacaatgaaataatttatattaaaggaacgttcttttttttttaatcaggctgAAAATACGGGAGAAGTAACCACTACACATTCAATGGTATGGGTAAAATTTGAGCACACATTGTCTTTTCTGACtgctgcttccagtttcctctgCACTTCTGAG harbors:
- the LOC125971945 gene encoding golgin subfamily A member 6-like protein 7, which encodes MSVNARDFAPKPGGEGDSARCMRDPAQICALPRLLTGQRSLQTKSYGYKGQEDKLNPYRRSEAAKLKLPPIRDPAKLRELSTNNIKELKNQNYVLQQQLKESKNENKLLKNVLHRHTVALQQYQDLEGSIAQIQEQHKNEVKALRKLLAETRSSRDKLVRKLQTTERELMDCKDRISHLQWRVNQNPNLLEKEELIRRLTEFTIQLEEKDRRIQLLEKSNMLLQGSLSRQVATEYKKISKNNEMPLGLQSSVSEFSKKPQMDRKRDSETNNMNTVRSRKHGRKVKQNKVVQPEEYASSTSDADSRVKSDLSETDEKFPRWQSTNSSDYIPRNSRTTQQRRGNSRRPSNKNTVSANGDTHYPNEERQDSSEDTKESEENEEEDDEEKQRRRDEDDYDDEGGKGNKDRGGGRYDGNNSERKEEKERRNGQNYRDNRMDQNRGGNKVTGGKQHKSEETVLEETFKETTGEEEEEEGEEEEEEEEEEEEEKMAEEEDEVVKWDYGEEQKEDNWEEERWDDEEEEKEEEEKVCEEQEDSVGEDTNEKKKEEERGEEEVKQVVEEQGENEVEDTKDNVEVEEKVEEDIEESKFLEREMEEWEVVEERQEVEERQNVEERQEVEEMKTVEKREVVVKRQEEGVGDKLLEENDDEVLVIVEVKQQKRKEKGDQKDIRTYRKCTLSNILNDPKILTTREPKRCSRPKNRRKYNFTPVTKNLHMGKPAHSGVHQRYHKGPNVPLKEETLYCRNRKHSVQMEEDIYLSDEQTSPPDAGSDSSDLDSKHNETSVWT
- the LOC125971946 gene encoding lebercilin-like protein gives rise to the protein MRMSQRAFSVKTRVDTAGGKSNAQSGSLPKLNPQARTVVFQTKTQTHKAAPDKKYNPYNSYKKTEEIKLKLPPINTPVKTKIHSSYSNSINELKNQNYDLKLQLVEVKTETKLLKKVQHRHTVALQQFQDSEEGVSEVLNQNDGEVRDLQKLLCGTRTCRNNLAWKLQVTEKELTNVKDRIHQLQQRVIKEQALPAKDELSHKLTEVSIELQEKDKRINDLEKCNKLLRGSINRQAASEHRKITSARKTSFCLQTQVYELSKETRDIKRELDVHNIYSLRLQDQPRRRGKINKMVQTEVAVSTPRSDTEKSKSDISEPEDNLQPVVSAEKVCPDSGPQEPCTVEPPMSDLASTPVPEVPKTPQPPEVKSITEYEVPKEKKSEPVPAIEPPVKKEEKKVVWVPTPPEQKVFTRPKLLRRKYLFSPVVENLHRGKPAYPGLTLNEYRQLLGQRKGVLNLSRPRSAQSPAWKSESIDSNSPRVIQTPRSEVVPIVPQIVSDLVSNLDGSQT